A window of the Salvelinus alpinus chromosome 3, SLU_Salpinus.1, whole genome shotgun sequence genome harbors these coding sequences:
- the LOC139570665 gene encoding tubulin--tyrosine ligase-like isoform X2 has translation MNAPMYTFVARDENSTIYAEVSKILVATGQWKRLKRDNPRFNLMLGERNRLPFGRLGHEPGLMQQVNYYRGADKLCRKASLVKLIKTSPELPDPSNWLPESYIIYPTNLNTPVAPVKNGIGHLKSNPKTDEREVFLASYHSRKESGEGTVWIAKSSAGAKGAGILISYDANQLLEFIDNQGQVHVIQKYLERPLLLQPGNRKFDIRSWVLVDHQYNIYLYREGVLRTASEPYDSSNFQDMTSHLTNHCIQKEHSQNYGRYEEGNEMFFDEFRQYLLSTHNITLETSILPQIKQIIRSCLTCIEPAISTKHLSYQSFQLFGFDFMVDESFKVWLIEINGAPACAHWPPGQTEQSGPWSGR, from the exons ATGAATGCACCGATGTATACATTTGTCGCAAGAGACGAGAACAGCACTATTTATGCTGAAGTTTCCAAAATTCTCGTCGCAACTGGACAATGGAAGAGACTGAAAAGGGATAATCCCAGATTCAATTTGATGTTGGGCGAACGGAACAGACTGCCATTTGGACGGCTTG GTCATGAGCCAGGACTGATGCAACAGGTGAATTATTACAGAGGAGCAGACAAGTTGTGCCGCAAAGCATCTTTAGTCAA GTTAATCAAGACTAGCCCAGAGCTTCCAGACCCCAGCAACTGGTTGCCTGAATCCTACATCATCTATCCTACTAACCTCAATACCCCCGTCGCTCCTGTAAAGAATGGCATCGGCCACCTGAAAAGTAACCCCAAGACAGATGAAAGAGAAGTTTTCCTGGCCTCTTATCACTCAAGGAAGGAAAGCGGAGAGGGAACAGTGTGGATCGCCAAGTCATCTGCTGGAGCAAAAG GTGCTGGAATTTTGATATCCTACGATGCAAATCAATTGCTGGAGTTCATTGATAATCAAGGGCAGGTTCATGTCATTCAGAAGTACCTAGAAAGACCACTACTGCTGCAACCTGGCAACCGTAAATTTGACATCAG GAGCTGGGTGCTCGTGGACCATCAGTACAACATCTACCTTTACCGGGAGGGTGTGCTGCGGACGGCCTCGGAGCCCTACGACAGCTCCAACTTCCAGGACATGACCAGCCACCTGACTAACCACTGCATCCAGAAAGAGCACTCCCAGAACTACGGCCGCTACGAGGAGGGCAATGAGATGTTCTTCGACGAGTTCCGGCAGTACCTGCTGAGCACCCACAACATAACACTGGAGACCAGCATTTTACCTCAGATCAAGCAGATCATAAG GAGCTGTTTGACATGCATTGAGCCAGCCATCAGCACTAAGCACCTGTCCTATCAGAGCTTCCAGCTCTTTGGCTTTGACTTCATGGTGGACGAAAGCTTCAAGGTGTGGCTGATCGAGATCAATGGAGCGCCGGCCTGCGCGCA
- the LOC139570665 gene encoding tubulin--tyrosine ligase-like isoform X3, with protein sequence MNAPMYTFVARDENSTIYAEVSKILVATGQWKRLKRDNPRFNLMLGERNRLPFGRLGHEPGLMQQVNYYRGADKLCRKASLVKLIKTSPELPDPSNWLPESYIIYPTNLNTPVAPVKNGIGHLKSNPKTDEREVFLASYHSRKESGEGTVWIAKSSAGAKGAGILISYDANQLLEFIDNQGQVHVIQKYLERPLLLQPGNRKFDIRSWVLVDHQYNIYLYREGVLRTASEPYDSSNFQDMTSHLTNHCIQKEHSQNYGRYEEGNEMFFDEFRQYLLSTHNITLETSILPQIKQIIRSCLTCIEPAISTKHLSYQSFQLFGFDFMVDESFKVWLIEINGAPACAHTLLQP encoded by the exons ATGAATGCACCGATGTATACATTTGTCGCAAGAGACGAGAACAGCACTATTTATGCTGAAGTTTCCAAAATTCTCGTCGCAACTGGACAATGGAAGAGACTGAAAAGGGATAATCCCAGATTCAATTTGATGTTGGGCGAACGGAACAGACTGCCATTTGGACGGCTTG GTCATGAGCCAGGACTGATGCAACAGGTGAATTATTACAGAGGAGCAGACAAGTTGTGCCGCAAAGCATCTTTAGTCAA GTTAATCAAGACTAGCCCAGAGCTTCCAGACCCCAGCAACTGGTTGCCTGAATCCTACATCATCTATCCTACTAACCTCAATACCCCCGTCGCTCCTGTAAAGAATGGCATCGGCCACCTGAAAAGTAACCCCAAGACAGATGAAAGAGAAGTTTTCCTGGCCTCTTATCACTCAAGGAAGGAAAGCGGAGAGGGAACAGTGTGGATCGCCAAGTCATCTGCTGGAGCAAAAG GTGCTGGAATTTTGATATCCTACGATGCAAATCAATTGCTGGAGTTCATTGATAATCAAGGGCAGGTTCATGTCATTCAGAAGTACCTAGAAAGACCACTACTGCTGCAACCTGGCAACCGTAAATTTGACATCAG GAGCTGGGTGCTCGTGGACCATCAGTACAACATCTACCTTTACCGGGAGGGTGTGCTGCGGACGGCCTCGGAGCCCTACGACAGCTCCAACTTCCAGGACATGACCAGCCACCTGACTAACCACTGCATCCAGAAAGAGCACTCCCAGAACTACGGCCGCTACGAGGAGGGCAATGAGATGTTCTTCGACGAGTTCCGGCAGTACCTGCTGAGCACCCACAACATAACACTGGAGACCAGCATTTTACCTCAGATCAAGCAGATCATAAG GAGCTGTTTGACATGCATTGAGCCAGCCATCAGCACTAAGCACCTGTCCTATCAGAGCTTCCAGCTCTTTGGCTTTGACTTCATGGTGGACGAAAGCTTCAAGGTGTGGCTGATCGAGATCAATGGAGCGCCGGCCTGCGCGCA